From the Oncorhynchus nerka isolate Pitt River linkage group LG28, Oner_Uvic_2.0, whole genome shotgun sequence genome, one window contains:
- the LOC115113461 gene encoding transcription factor E2F8-like produces the protein MSSTLPESQNLSHKTQTTTSNHKGNVFAEPQVLTTTPRKVSTQGTVLTEIQSNMGPLTTPTKGKETGPSEPWTPTSNLKMLISAASPEIRNREKELCMDPEGGDAMDPELGEEGEKQISRKEKSLGLLCHKFLARYPDYPNPALNNDISLDDVAAELNVERRRIYDIMNVLESLHIVSRLAKNRYTWHGRANLPQTLAKLRQVGEEHRYGQQMQQIRQRSLEREFDSDGDEKENEEVEGGGGGQKEMFFVELPGVEFKAASVNSRKDKSLRVMSQKFVMLFLVSTPRVVSLEVAARILIGEDQVADQDKSKFKTKVRRLYDIANVLRSLKLIEKVHVTEERGRKPAFEWTGPEDFPGVKETAATTATAKRTLESRTSIDNCAKNLFSSPGSKHSFIRHPSLIKLAKSIQEDRRKINSAPTSPVKNDSSSSEFFPTKMAQLAAICKIQLDQQSNKVVDRTPKPEVTVTEAVPDHEQKAAKKPGAPQPPVLTPTEPRASTVHLTPQAQFTPQPTGAMSFHPAQCSPLIPVLLPQLQGGGPYAIYMHHSFRPHPLTRPQPTSLAVRSMTFEDKTGRSPSDATVHGHSPATNNMSTSSPLALKRVCSKRPSEESPSKAKKIDPSTGDTSPKLCEILQARLKARRGGLLSNRPSPRALHMDPEFVNTPGSSVAAAANQTLEQNLETFLEEKVATSDSEAGLTPVRAVPLTPHHLHTETLIPTGYLIPISQQSPFSYKDIHNPESSKASTPTYIYHTPTAGSRPPPIQELTPTSLSLHRPPPASPFSAQGHRFHSPSPAILNFTLQNLGLIPGPGSVPACSPGTAQTPEHPSSVPLPPHLGLHQRGGMVFVKPMSPVPVQHQMTGPDGQPLTLISLQQVTTPKGTALTQHSFFHTPVSLSPLATVVTTSHGHTAPAGAKPVYIPQRKLEVTTEDT, from the exons ATGTCGAGCACTTTACCCGAATCACAGAATCTGAGCCATAAAACACAAACCACCACCTCTAATCACAAG GGTAATGTCTTTGCAGAGCCACAAGTACTGACAACAACACCAAGGAAAGTATCTACCCAAGGCACTGTGCTAACAGAGATTCAATCCAACATGGGACCCCTTACGACCCCAACTAAAGGAAAGGAAACTGGACCTAGTGAGCCTTGGACTCCAACCTCCAATTTGAAAATGCTGATCAGCGCTGCCAGCCCTGAGAtcaggaacagagagaaagagctgtGTATGGACCCTGAGGGAGGGGATGCCATG GACCCTGAGcttggagaggaaggggagaaacAGATCAGCAGAAAAGAGAAGAGTCTGGGTTTGCTCTGTCACAAGTTCCTTGCCCGCTACCCCGATTACCCCAACCCTGCACTCAACAACGACATCAGTCTGGATGATGTTGCCGCAGAGCTTA ACGTGGAGCGCAGGCGCATCTATGACATCATGAATGTGCTGGAGAGCCTGCACATTGTCAGCCGGCTAGCAAAGAATCGCTACACATGGCACGGACGCGCTAACCTGCCACAGACCCTGGCCAAGTTGCGGCAGGTGGGCGAGGAGCACCGCTACGGGCAACAGATGCAGCAGATCCGCCAGCGCAGCCTGGAAAGGGAGTTTGACTCGGACGGCGACGAGAAGGAgaatgaggaggtggagggaggaggagggggccagAAGGAGATGTTCTTTGTGGAGCTTCCTGGGGTGGAGTTTAAAGCAG CCTCGGTGAACAGCAGGAAGGACAAGTCTCTGAGGGTGATGAGCCAGAAGTTTGTCATGTTGTTCCTGGTGTCCACGCCTCGGGTGGTCAGTTTGGAGGTGGCTGCCAGGATCCTCATTGGAGAGGACCAGGTGGCTGATCAGGACAAGAGCAAGTTCAAGA CTAAGGTCCGCAGGCTGTATGATATAGCCAACGTGCTGCGGAGCCTGAAGCTGATAGAGAAGGTCCACGTgacagaggaaagagggaggaagccAGCCTTTGAATGGACCGGCCCTGAGGACTTCCCCGGTGTGAAGG AGACCGCTGCCACTACAGCCACTGCCAAGAGGACACTTGAGTCTCGTACCTCCATAGACAACTGTGCCAAAAATCTATTTTCCTCTCCGGGGAGCAAACACAGCTTCATCCGCCACCCCTCCCTCATCAAACTGGCCAAGAGCATCCAGGAAGACCGACGCAAGATCAACTCGGcccccaccagccctgtcaaga ATGATTCCTCGAGCAGCGAGTTCTTTCCCACCAAAATGGCCCAACTAGCGGCAATCTGTAAGATCCAGCTTGACCAGCAATCAAACAA GGTTGTTGACAGGACACCTAAGCCTGAAGTTACTGTGACTGAGGCAGTGCCAGATCATGAACAGAAAGCTGCTAAAAAGCCAGGAGCTCCCCAGCCACCAGTATTAACACCCACAGAACCCCGTGCCAGCACTGTCCACCTCACCCCACAGGCACAGTTCACCCCCCAACCTACTGGGGCAATGTCCTTCCACCCTGCCCAGTGTTCACCCCTCATCCCTGTGCTGCTGCCCCAACTCCAGGGAGGTGGACCCTACGCCATCTATATGCACCACTCCTTCAGGCCACACCCCCTAACCAGGCCTCAGCCAACCAGCCTCGCTGTGCGCTCCATGACCTTCGAGGATAAGACGGGGCGGAGCCCGAGTGATGCCACAGTGCACGGCCACTCGCCTGCTACGAACAACATGTCAACCAGCAGCCCCTTGGCACTAAAACGTGTGTGTTCAAAGAGACCCTCTGAGGAAAGCCCCTCCAAGGCCAAGAAGATTGACCCCAGCACCGGG gacacGTCTCCTAAGCTGTGTGAGATCCTCCAGGCTCGTCTGAAGGCGCGTCGCGGGGGACTCCTCTCCAACCGTCCCTCGCCCAGGGCCCTCCACATGGACCCTGAGTTTGTCAACACACCTGGGAGCTCCGTGGCCGCCGCAGCCAATCAGACACTGGAGCAGAACCTGGAGACCTTCCTGGAGGAGAAGGTCGCGACCTCAGACAGCGAGGCAGGGCTCACGCCGGTCAGAGCTGTTCCACTGACCCCCCACCACCTACACACAGAG actCTGATCCCCACTGGCTACCTGATCCCCATCTCCCAGCAGTCCCCCTTCAGCTACAAAGACATCCACAACCCCGAGAGCAGCAAAGCCTCCACACCCACCTACATCTACCACACACCCACTGCAG gCTCTAGACCTCCCCCGATCCAGGAGTTGACCCCCACCAGCCTCTCCCTCCACAGGCCTCCCCCTGCCTCGCCCTTCTCTGCCCAGGGGCACCGCTTCCACAGCCCCAGCCCTGCCATTCTCAACTTTACCCTGCAGAACCTGGGCCTCATCCCTGGGCCTGGCTCAGTACCCGCTTGCAGTCCTGGCACTGCCCAAACCCCGGAGCACCCCAGCTCCGTGCCCCTGCCTCCCCACCTGGGCCTGCATCAGAGGGGCGGCATGGTCTTCGTTAAGCCCATGTCCCCCGTGCCAGTCCAACACCAGATGACCGGCCCAGACGGGCAACCACTCACGCTAATCAGCCTACAGCAG GTGACCACGCCCAAAGGGACGGCCCTCACCCAGCACAGTTTCTTCCacacccctgtctccctctccccgctGGCTACCGTGGTAACCACCAGCCACGGACACACGGCGCCGGCGGGCGCTAAACCCGTTTACATCCCTCAGAGGAAGCTGGAAGTCACCACTGAGGACACCTAA
- the csrp3 gene encoding cysteine and glycine-rich protein 3 — translation MPNWGGGAKCAACEKTVYHAEEIQCNGRSFHKTCFICMACRKGLDSTTVAAHESEIYCKSCYGKKYGPKGYGYGQGAGALSSDPPGQNLDMQSQDSKPRPTSTNSNSSKFAHRFGSSDRCQRCSKAVYAAEKIMGAGKPWHKTCFRCLLCGKSLESTTVTDKDGELYCKVCYAKNFGPKGKGLGNMGMVEDGE, via the exons ATGCCAAACTGGGGCGGCGGGGCCAAGTGTGCGGCCTGTGAAAAGACTGTGTACCACGCTGAGGAGATCCAATGCAACGGGAGGAGCTTCCACAAGACCTGCTTCATCTGCA TGGCCTGCAGGAAAGGACTGGACAGTACAACAGTCGCAGCGCATGAGTCAGAGATCTACTGCAAGTCCTGCTACGGCAAGAAGTATGGGCCAAAAGGCTACGGGTACGGCCAGGGAGCTGGAGCCCTAAGCTCAGACCCCCCTGGACAGAACCTGGACATGCAATCTCAAGA CTCAAAGCCTCGCCCCACATCCACAAACTCCAACTCCAGTAAGTTTGCGCATAGGTTTGGAAGTTCAGATCGCTGCCAAAGATGTTCGAAGGCTGTCTACGCAGCAGAGAAGATCATGGGGGCAGGAAAG CCTTGGCATAAAACCTGCTTCCGCTGTTTGCTGTGTGGGAAGAGCCTGGAGTCTACCACAGTGACAGACAAGGATGGAGAACTCTACTGTAAAG TTTGCTACGCCAAGAACTTCGGGCCGAAAGGAAAAGGGCTGGGGAACATGGGAATGGTGGAAGATGGAGAATGA